The Sulfuricurvum sp. genome contains a region encoding:
- the ftsA gene encoding cell division protein FtsA, whose product MKRTVLAIDIGSTKVCAIIAEIDKDNNAHIIGAGIAKAQGLRKGSITNIELASKSIKNALEDAKRVAGTDLKSAIVSISGAYTKSLNSSGIVNIPEKEITIKEISRVMHTSLYNANIPNEFEVLHALPYNFKVDDQDFIEDPLGMNAARLEVETHIITTVKSNLHNLRKAVKAAGVEVDGVVLSGYASAIAVLNQDERELGAAVVDMGGNTSNIVIHAGHALRYNDFLGVGSNHITNDLSMALHTPLQTADNVKMNYGSLYTPSNDLIELPVIGDENATHEVSLEVVHNVIYARVEETLMIIAQSIEKSGLKEHMGAGVVLTGGFTKIEGLRELAVAILDNMPVRLARPSDMGGLFDTLRDPSYSGAVGLIKYAAGHYTRYEIDVNKRMRYSGEEPLPYNAPQIEEEIEYSIPSYAAPTPPPKNVTPDPTHKSAPKEESKVKAEPSTMVNIGNSTNRQNEEPNPIAKFWNWATQLF is encoded by the coding sequence TTGAAACGAACGGTTTTAGCCATCGACATCGGTTCGACGAAAGTCTGTGCCATCATCGCCGAAATAGATAAAGATAATAACGCTCACATCATCGGAGCTGGTATTGCCAAAGCACAAGGTCTTCGCAAAGGGAGTATCACCAATATTGAGTTGGCATCCAAATCAATTAAAAATGCCCTCGAAGATGCTAAACGTGTTGCCGGAACCGATCTCAAAAGTGCTATTGTCTCTATCTCTGGTGCCTATACAAAAAGTTTAAATTCTAGCGGTATTGTCAATATCCCTGAAAAAGAGATTACCATTAAAGAGATTAGTCGCGTTATGCATACCTCTTTATACAACGCAAATATCCCTAATGAGTTTGAAGTCTTACATGCCCTCCCTTACAACTTTAAAGTGGACGATCAAGATTTTATCGAAGATCCATTGGGGATGAATGCCGCACGACTGGAAGTTGAAACCCACATTATCACTACCGTCAAAAGTAATCTACATAACTTGCGCAAAGCGGTAAAAGCTGCCGGAGTTGAAGTAGATGGAGTTGTACTTAGTGGTTATGCTTCTGCTATCGCCGTTTTGAATCAAGATGAAAGAGAACTTGGTGCGGCTGTAGTCGATATGGGTGGTAACACGAGCAATATCGTTATCCACGCAGGACATGCACTCCGTTATAATGATTTCCTCGGTGTCGGTTCTAACCACATCACCAATGATCTCTCGATGGCATTACATACACCATTGCAAACCGCTGATAATGTTAAAATGAACTACGGTTCTCTCTATACACCGAGTAACGATCTTATTGAGCTTCCGGTTATCGGTGATGAAAATGCCACCCATGAAGTCTCCTTAGAAGTAGTACATAACGTTATTTATGCCCGTGTCGAAGAGACCTTGATGATTATCGCTCAGTCCATCGAAAAAAGCGGCTTAAAAGAGCATATGGGTGCAGGAGTTGTTTTAACCGGAGGATTTACAAAAATCGAAGGATTACGAGAGCTAGCAGTGGCTATTCTTGATAATATGCCGGTTCGTTTAGCGCGGCCATCTGACATGGGTGGATTATTTGATACTCTACGTGATCCTTCCTATTCCGGTGCTGTAGGATTAATTAAATATGCAGCAGGTCACTATACACGCTATGAGATTGATGTCAACAAACGTATGCGTTATTCCGGAGAAGAGCCATTACCGTATAATGCCCCACAAATTGAAGAGGAAATAGAGTATTCGATCCCCTCTTATGCGGCACCGACACCACCACCTAAAAATGTCACACCAGATCCAACACATAAAAGTGCACCAAAAGAGGAGAGTAAAGTAAAAGCTGAACCATCCACAATGGTCAATATCGGAAACAGTACCAATCGTCAAAACGAAGAGCCCAATCCTATCGCCAAGTTTTGGAATTGGGCAACTCAATTATTTTAA
- a CDS encoding peptidylprolyl isomerase: MITWMQRHRKYLVITIWISTIAFIGAGFVGWGQYDYGDKAGAVAKVGNISITQQELQKSYTNLFNQYNQLFQGKLDEAKAKQFGLQRQALKNLVDQALILNLAQSYNVQINDEELLKLIKSQNVFTKNGQFNKQSYEEVLKQNHMSIKEYEIAMRRELLIQKTLYLFAPATAPLEKESLGYAMGVSDKVEYKLLTPNSVIVTADEAALKAYWEKNKNNFKNPANFELSVAHPKIDPTLKDEDAEKEALRRYIDFKKGSLDPSVTVEKMKIASDSTLFSPELLKEIEGLNNDKPYLKPRKVNNQYVIIKLEKKNPSSPKTYEEAKNEANIAYSAEMKKGKLQELAQNSYKTFSGTVSDFITRKQTAPLSGLSAEESSEFINKLFESKQKQGFSTLKSGNVILYNVLEQKLLQDGTVADDNAVMKLKGNLLNQKLLKSLESKYPVKIYVEGI, from the coding sequence ATGATTACTTGGATGCAACGCCACCGAAAATATCTCGTCATAACAATTTGGATTTCAACCATTGCCTTTATCGGTGCCGGTTTTGTAGGATGGGGACAATACGATTACGGCGATAAAGCAGGAGCAGTTGCTAAAGTAGGAAACATCTCTATCACTCAACAAGAGCTTCAAAAAAGTTACACCAATCTCTTTAATCAGTACAATCAACTTTTTCAAGGAAAACTTGACGAAGCTAAAGCAAAACAATTTGGGCTTCAACGACAAGCACTTAAAAATTTGGTTGATCAAGCACTCATTTTAAATCTCGCACAAAGCTATAACGTTCAAATCAATGATGAAGAACTACTCAAACTCATAAAATCACAAAACGTTTTTACCAAAAACGGGCAATTTAATAAACAGAGCTATGAAGAGGTTCTAAAACAAAATCATATGAGTATTAAAGAGTATGAAATTGCTATGCGTCGCGAACTGCTCATCCAAAAAACCCTCTATCTTTTTGCCCCTGCAACAGCACCATTAGAAAAAGAGTCACTTGGGTATGCTATGGGAGTTTCTGATAAAGTAGAATACAAACTTCTCACCCCTAATTCTGTAATCGTTACAGCCGACGAAGCGGCACTCAAAGCATATTGGGAAAAAAACAAAAACAACTTCAAAAATCCTGCTAATTTTGAGCTCTCGGTAGCCCATCCGAAAATTGATCCAACCCTCAAAGATGAAGATGCGGAAAAAGAGGCTCTGCGCCGTTATATCGATTTTAAAAAAGGTTCATTAGATCCTTCTGTAACAGTTGAAAAAATGAAAATCGCTTCTGATTCAACACTCTTCTCTCCTGAACTGCTCAAAGAGATAGAAGGGTTAAATAACGACAAACCATATCTGAAACCTCGTAAAGTGAACAATCAATACGTGATTATTAAACTTGAAAAGAAAAATCCTTCTTCTCCAAAAACATATGAAGAAGCTAAAAACGAAGCTAACATAGCCTATAGTGCAGAGATGAAAAAAGGGAAGTTACAAGAGTTAGCGCAAAACAGTTATAAAACATTTAGTGGAACGGTTAGTGACTTTATCACCCGTAAGCAAACTGCCCCACTATCGGGATTGTCAGCGGAAGAATCCTCTGAATTTATTAACAAATTGTTTGAGTCCAAACAAAAACAAGGGTTTTCAACGCTTAAGAGTGGAAATGTTATACTTTATAACGTTTTGGAACAAAAGTTGCTTCAAGATGGAACAGTAGCTGATGATAACGCCGTTATGAAGCTAAAAGGAAATTTACTTAATCAAAAACTGCTCAAATCACTTGAGAGTAAATATCCAGTTAAAATCTATGTAGAGGGGATCTGA